From Coturnix japonica isolate 7356 chromosome 1, Coturnix japonica 2.1, whole genome shotgun sequence, the proteins below share one genomic window:
- the SLC5A3 gene encoding sodium/myo-inositol cotransporter: protein MRASLETADIAIVALYFVLVMCIGFFAMWKYNRSTVSGYFLAGRSMTWVAIGASLFVSNIGSEHFIGLAGSGAASGFAVGAWEFNALMLLQLLGWVFVPVYIRSGVYTMPEYLSKRFGGHRIQIYFAALSLILYIFTKLSVDLYSGALFIQESLGWNLYLSVILLIGMTALLTVTGGLVAVIYTDTLQALLMIIGALTLMIISIMEVGGFEEVKRRYMLASPNITSILLTYNISNTNSCNVDPKPDALKMLREPTDEDIPWPGFLLGQTPASVWYWCADQVIVQRVLAAKNIAHAKGSTLMAGFLKLLPMFIIVVPGMISRILFADDIACINPEHCFQVCGSRAGCSNIAYPRLVMKLVPVGLRGLMMAVMIAALMSDLDSIFNSASTIFTLDVYKLIRKSATSRELMIVGRVFVAFMVVISIAWVPIIVEMQGGQMYLYIQEVADYLTPPVAALFLMGIFWKRCNEQGAFYGGMAGFILGAIRLILAFIYRAPECNQPDTRPSFIKNIHYMYVATALFWITGIVTFIVSLLTPPPTKEQVRTTTFWAVRNRNVKENTAKGERYKIQEKNILRCNENANHIIPNGKSEENIKNIKPEDINLLVTCRDDSNPVISVSHSEVETPVDCYSNGQAALMGEKKHEEETDDRERHLKFIDWFCGFKSKNMNKRAVREMEEETVCLQMLEETPKVKLLLNTGLVCVCSLGIFMFVYFSL, encoded by the coding sequence atgAGGGCTTCTTTGGAAACAGCAGACATTGCCATTGTGGCGCTGTACTTCGTGCTTGTAATGTGCATAGGTTTTTTTGCCATGTGGAAATACAATCGAAGCACCGTAAGTGGCTACTTCTTGGCAGGGCGTTCTATGACCTGGGTAGCGATTGGTGCATCTTTATTTGTGAGCAATATTGGAAGTGAACATTTCATTGGGCTCGCAGGATCTGGAGCGGCAAGTGGATTTGCAGTAGGTGCATGGGAATTCAACGCCTTAATGCTTTTGCAGCTTTTAGGATGGGTCTTTGTCCCCGTCTACATCCGGTCAGGAGTGTACACCATGCCGGAATACTTGTCCAAGCGTTTTGGAGGGCATAGAATCCAAATCTATTTTGCAGCATTGTCTCTAATTCTTTATATCTTCACCAAACTTTCAGTTGACTTGTATTCAGGGGCACTTTTTATTCAAGAATCTCTAGGTTGGAATCTCTATTTGTCAGTAATCCTCCTTATTGGAATGACTGCACTGTTGACTGTGACCGGAGGTCTTGTGGCTGTCATCTACACAGACACCCTTCAAGCTCTGCTTATGATTATTGGTGCCCTCACACTTATGATCATAAGTATTATGGAGGTTGGTGGGTTTGAAGAAGTTAAAAGAAGGTACATGTTAGCATCACCTAATATAACGTCTATCTTGTTAACCTACAACATTTCCAATACCAATTCCTGCAATGTGGACCCAAAGCCCGACGCTCTTAAAATGTTGCGTGAGCCAACAGATGAAGATATTCCTTGGCCTGGATTTCTGTTGGGACAGACTCCAGCATCTGTCTGGTACTGGTGTGCTGATCAAGTCATAGTGCAGAGAGTTTTAGCTGCAAAAAACATTGCTCATGCCAAAGGATCCACTCTGATGGCAGGCTTCTTAAAGTTACTGCCAATGTTTATTATAGTTGTCCCGGGGATGATTTCACGAATACTGTTTGCAGATGATATTGCCTGCATTAATCCAGAACACTGTTTTCAAGTCTGCGGGAGCAGAGCCGGATGCTCTAACATTGCCTACCCACGTTTGGTGATGAAACTTGTGCCGGTTGGTCTTCGGGGACTGATGATGGCTGTGATGATTGCTGCACTGATGAGtgacctggactctatattcAACAGTGCCAGCACCATATTCACGCTTGATGTCTACAAACTCATTCGGAAGAGTGCAACGTCTAGAGAACTGATGATTGTAGGAAGAGTCTTTGTGGCATTCATGGTAGTTATAAGCATTGCCTGGGTCCCCATAATTGTTGAAATGCAAGGTGGTCAGATGTACCTTTATATTCAAGAGGTAGCAGACTATCTGACCCCACCGGTGGCTGCTCTGTTTCTTATGGGTATATTTTGGAAGCgttgcaatgaacagggagcGTTCTATGGTGGAATGGCTGGGTTTATCCTTGGAGCGATACGGTTGATACTGGCGTTTATCTATCGCGCTCCTGAGTGTAACCAGCCAGATACTAGGCCAAGCTTTATCAAAAACATCCATTACATGTATGTTGCTACAGCCCTGTTCTGGATCACTGGAATTGTGACTTTTATAGTGAGCCTTCTTACACCTCCGCCTACAAAGGAACAGGTTCGAACGACcactttctgggctgtgagaaACAGGAATGTAAAAGAGAATACCGCAAAGGGGGAGCGgtacaaaatacaagaaaagaacaTCTTGAGGTGCAATGAAAATGCTAATCATATCATTCCAAATGGcaaatctgaagaaaacattaaaaatattaagccTGAGGATATCAATCTTCTGGTTACTTGCAGAGATGACAGCAACCCGGTGATTTCTGTAAGTCACTCTGAGGTCGAGACACCGGTTGATTGCTATTCGAATGGACAAGCGGCTTTGATGGGTGAGAAAAAGCACGAGGAAGAAACTGATGATAGAGAGAGACATTTGAAATTCATAGATTGGTTCTGTGgctttaaaagtaaaaacatgaACAAGAGAGCTGTTCGGGAGATGGAGGAAGAGACTGTTTGTTTACAAATGCTGGAAGAGACTCCAAAAGTTAAACTATTACTAAATACTGGACTGGTCTGTGTCTGTTCGCTCGGAATATTCATGTTTGTCTATTTCTCTTTGTGA